GAGATTTAATTCTCATTTACTAGGAAAATACCTTCTCACCGGTAGAATCGATCTCTTTATAAGAGAGTTTCTGGAGGGCATATATCCTAGCGAAAGCGATGAATCAATATATAACAGGTCTTTTCTCAGGTTCGAGAAACTATTATATGAGAAAATACTTGTTAATGCTGTGGATGTTTTCAAAGCTGTAAATAAAATTAATAGAATGATTAGAAACATACTCGTTGACGCTTATGCTGCTTTTCTCTATAATCTCTTATTGAATAAGATAGTAGAGGAGAAGGGCTGGATCGGTCTGGATAAAGTATTGCCTTTGCCTGGTTGTTTTGAGGGAGCAGATTTTTATGGTGACATACTTAGAGTTGAAGGTTTTGATCATAGTGTTATGAAGCATTTGGGTTGTTGGTATAGAAAGGGATTATTTAGGCCTATCAATACTGGTCTTGTTTTAGTCGGTGATGTTTTAAAAATATCTTTTCTCTTGGAGTCTGGAATGTATGCTTCAATTATTATGCGGGAGCTCTTCAAAGATAACTTATTATTTACTCGAACCTGATCCTAACTTTTCTCCCTAATAGCTTTGATAGTAATGATTCATATGCGTGTTTTCGTCCTCCAATGAATCTATGATCTCTCCTAGAGATTCTAATTATCACTTGCTCGCTTCCATCAGGAAGCCATAGAGTGTTTAAACCTAGTAGTGTAGCTGGATAAAGTATTTGTTCGACTAATAACTTCTTGTCTCCAGTATCAACTACTACTTTGGATTTTCTATGTAACTTAGCTGATAATGCTTTCGAGATCTTCTCTATTTCTTCTTTTTCCCAATGATCCCTTACTATAACTATAACCATGCCGTTTACCTCGTATGCTTTGATGTATTCTCCTCTACGCAGCTCTTTCATTTCATCTTCAAGTTCCATCATAGCTTTCATGATTGGGATCTCATATTTACCGACGATTCCAGTATCTACTTTTCTCTGACAATTAGGACAGAGTATGCCGCTTTTAACACATATTTTATCTAGGGGATACTTCAACTCTCGCTCATCACCGCATTAATGTTCTTATTAGTCTTTGAATACCTAATGATTAAAAGGTTTAAATAAATATATTATACCTATCTCCCTCGGCAACCGGTGCACTAATCATCTATCATTGAGGGGAATAGGTTCTTCATCGGTACTCACTGATCAGTTACCGTGAGGATCTTCACTCCGCTAGTGCACGGTCTATGTGAGAGGAGGATTCATCATTCAGTATTTATGAAGAGTATAGTATCCATTATATTCTTTATCCTAGTGACAGAGTCATTAAGGTGTTTTGAAGGCCGGGAACCCCGCGGCTCATCCTAAGCCTAAACGGCTCTGTTGCCGGGGAGCGGGGGACATTGAAAAAGTTTATTTTTCAGGAATATATGTCTTACCATTTTTGTTTTTCATATACGGCAGGCGTTATCTTTGGTTTACTAGAGTTTTTACCATTGATTTTAAGGATCCAGCTTATGTTGTATTGGAGTAGTTCATTAATGTTTTATAGTTTTTCATATAATTTTATTGCTTCATTGATGTAAATATGTTTTTAATGAATATAACATTGTTATAGAACACTTATAAACCCCTAAAAATATAACAGCGTTTAGGCTAATACGTACATTATCGGCCGGAGGAAAGTGTTTGAATACATTATTAATTGTAGGAGTTATAGTAGCTGCTCTCCTAGTAGGCGTTGGAGCAGCTATAACATACTATAATAACGCCCCTTCAACAAACATAGGCACAACTACTACACCAAGTGAAACAACAACACAACAACCAACACAGACAACCACTACAACTAGCGGATACTCTGGTGCAGACCTATCTGGAACATGGGAAGGCACATTCACTGCTCATGCATGGCAAGGCTCAGGCGGAACAGGTCATTGGACATGGATTATTCATAGAGTAGGCTCTAACAAGTATGAAGGTGTTTTAAAAACATCAAATGTATATCCTACTGGTGGATGGATAAATATTGAGGTAACAGTTGACGGTAACCAAATAACTGTTGGTACGGTAGGAAACTATGGTGGTATAGCAGCAGTGGTATTTACCGGTACAGTGTCAGGTGATGGTTCTCAAGCATCTGGAACATGGCATTTCACAAATGATATGGATAATGGGCAGTGGAGTGGGAGAAAAGTATCTTCCTCAACACAAATACCCTCAGAAACAACAACTATACAGACAAGTGCAAGCCAAACTACAACTACACAAAGCGGTACAGGTACTACGACAACCACACAGGTCCCTGGATGCGTACCTAATCCGCCTACACAGTACCAGGCAGCGTATCAATCTATGTATCAAGCAGCGGCTACAGTGTTCGGAGAATCAAATCTACAATGCTATTTTCAGGGAATAGTTAATACACAATATGTGGTGTCGTTCCATATACAAAACTATAACTCAGAGGAAGCATTTAACTATGCTCAACAATTAAATACAACGTTGACAAGTAATGGATGGATAATAGATACACTATTATCATCAGGCAACGAAATACATGTTGGAGGATACTATAATACAACAGTTAACGGCGCACCCACAATGTTCATGGGACTATTAACAATACAAATAGAAGACAATGGAACAGTAGACCTAGCAATACAAATTCAACCAGTAACATATTAGGATAAAATAAATAAGCATTACTCGTGTTAGAATCCACATGGATTTGGGAAGCAGGAAGAAAAAATAGTGGTTTTTTGGATTAATAAGCAATATATTCATCATAAGCGTTTTTCTTAGCTGTATTTATTAAACCTCTACAATATATCTAGGCAAGAATTATTATTACAGTAGAATATAGATCTAGATCTAAATGGAGGAAAAACTAAGGCATACTAAGTTTTATCTCGTATGCTGTTAGTAGGAGAAATACTATGGAGAGGAATGCTGTAACGGGTAACGAAATCCATGGATTAATGTATGCCTTCCCCATTATAGAGTATCTCATACCCTCAACAGAGTAGGTTAGGGGGAGTATTAGGGATATTATTTGAAGGATCAATGGCGTTTTTTCTATTGGGATAAATATTCCGGAAAGAAACATCATTGGAAACCTTATAGCATTGAAAACTGTCATTGTTTGCGAGGGTTCTTTCAACATATAACATATAGCTACGCCGAAAGCTGAAAACATAAATGTTGATAAGATAGTATAGCATAGGAGAAGGAATGAACTATATATAGGAACTGGTGCTAGTGAGAATACTATTACAAGTGTTACAATTGATGAGAGTATTCCGAAGAAGAAGCTGCTAAGAGTTTTTCCTAGAGCTATAATTGTATAGCTTATGGGGAAGAGGAGGAAGCGCTCAAATGATCCTAACCTTCTCTCAAACATTATTGATGCTGCAGACATAGATGTTGAGCCGAAAAATAGTGCGAGAGCTATTAGTCCCGGCACAAGTTCTTCAAACCTACTGCCAGTCTTGAGAGCGAATGCTATAGCGAATGCTGCTGGGAAAATGACTCCTCAACTCATTGTGGCTGGTTTCAAATAATACTCTTTAACATCTTTCTTAGCTATATAGAATGCTCTACCTAGATCTTTCAATTCTATTGCCTTCAACTATTTTTAGAAAGACCTCCTCCATATCTGCACTTCTAAGACTCACATAGTTTACATCTATTTTTTCCATTCTTAAAACACGAGTTATTTCTATAAGCGCGGCAAGGGGATCTTTTGCAACTATTTTTAGTGTATCGTTTTCGATATAAGCTTTAACTATGTTCTCGCTATTGCTTATCTTCTTAATAAGCTTCCTAGGATCTGAAACACTTAGTTCTATCGCTTCCTCATAGGGTACGAGCTTTCTTAGTTCTGAGGGTGTTCCCTCAGCAACTATTCTACCTTTATTAATTATAGCTATTCTTTCACATAGCCGGGAAACTTCGTAGACATTGTGGCTTGTAAGGAATATGGTTATACCTTTTTCTTTAAGAGACCTTATTAGAGCCCACATTTTCCTCCTGCTTCTCACATCGAGGCCTAGGGTTGGTTCGTCTAGCATGAGTATTTTTGGTTTATGAACAAGGGCTGCGGCAATTGTTAATCTTCTTTTAAGCCCTTTCGATAAATTTGCGAATTTTACATTTATTTTATCCGTTAAGCCGAAGAATCTGAGAAGCTCTAATACTCTTTGCCTCCTCCTCTTGCTTGGCACACCATGCATTTCAGCGGCAAACATTAAGTTATCATAACATGTGAGTTCGGGATAAAGATTTGATATATCAGGTACAACACCGATTGATGCTTTCACTTTCTCCGGCTCATCCTTTATACTATAACCATTTACAATAGCGTCACCACTTGATATTTTTGTTAACCCACACAGCATCCTTATCGTTGTTGTTTTACCAGCACCATTTGGGCCTAGGAATCCAAAGATTATATTATAGGGCACTCTTAGATTTACATGATCAACGGCTAGGAGATCGCCATAGTACTTGGTTAAATCCCTTGTATAAATAGCATATTTCATTATTTTCTCGCCCACCCTACTAGGCTCTAACCATTTTTTGTGTTATTGCTCATATATAGTTAAATATCCTAATATTTTAGTCACTTAATATAATTATATTCTAAAACGCTGGAAAACTGATCTTCAAATTTAACTAATGCTTAGAAATAATCATGTATTATTCTTAGCACCTTCTATAAAATCCTCGAGCATAACAAGCTATGCTAGTATATGGTTTGCTAATGTAGAATTGCTTGGTGGGCCCGCGGGGATTTGAACCCCGGACCTCCGCCGTGTGAGGGCGGCGTCCTAACCAGGCTAGACCACGGGCCCAACCTTATATCTTTTATGTTCTATTTTTCCAGGATATTATATTTTTACGTTGAGTTCTCGCAGAGAATACTTTGGCGGGCCAGTGTGTTCCATGATAATATTTTAATCTTATTTTGTATCTATCCTATCCTGTGGGACTGTTGGGGGTTTGATTGTTGGAGGAGAGGATTTCTTCTCTTAAAGCTCTGCTTTATGGTTATGGTAATCTTATGGGTGTTGGTTCAGCACTTATTGTTCAGTGGCTGCTGTACTATTATTGTCCTCCCGAGAATAGCGGGTTAACACCTCTAGCGCCAATCATTGCTATGGGCGCTATTATATTATTCGGTAGAATTGTAGATGCAGTCTCTGATCCATTTATTGGTTATTGGAGCGATAAAACAATGACGAGGTGGGGGAGGCGTAAACCCTTCATTGTTATAGGATTTATATTGATGGCTCTAAGCCAGATCCTTGTATGGATACCAATTGTGCGCGGAGTATCTATAATAAACGTATTATATGCGGCTATACTCCTCGGCGTGTTCTGGTTTGGCTTCACAGCGGCTATTGCACCATATCTCGCATTATTACCTGAAATAGCTACTACTAAGGAGGATAGAGTTAAACTATCAACTTCCCAAGCATTCTTTAGCCAAGTATCACTAATTATTAGTGGTGTAATAGTACCTATTCTCCTAGGAATATTGGGTTTCCTCAACACTGCTACAGTTCTTACACTGATAGGAATAACAGCTATGATTTCAATTGTTCTAGGTATTAGGGAGAGAATAAGATCTGCTGAGAAAATAGCTACTAAGATGAATCTATGGGAAGCAGTAAAAATAACAGCCACTAATAAAACATTTCTCCTCTACCTCGTACCAACAGCCTTACTAGTACTCTCAACAACAATGTTGCAAATGGCATTATCATATGCTGTAACCGTTTCAGCTGGGCTAGAAAAAGAACATGTTTCACTATTCTACCTACCACTAATAATTGTTTCAATAATAACACTACCACTATACAAACATTTAGCATCAACGATTGGTAAGAAGAAAGTATACTTGTTAGGTATGCTGTTATTTCTCGTACCAACACTAATGATTGCCTTCATAGGCTACATACCAATTGATCCCCAAATATACTTGTTAGTAACAGGCGTTATAGCAGGATTATTTGTTACCCCACTACTAATGCTTCCAAACGCAATCATTGCTGATATAACAGATGTTGATGAACAAATAACTGGTTATCGTAGAGAAGCAATATATTTTGGAACACAAGGATTAATAACCAAGACAATGGCTGGAATAGCTGGTGTAACAGTATCGTTTCTACTAGGAGTATTCGGTTATGCTCCAGGCAACGATCTAGGTGTTCGCCTCGTATATGTTGTTGGAGCACTACTACTAATACCTGCAGCACTAATATTTACTAAGTACCCTATCGAAAAATAATTGTGGTGCATAGGTGAATTAATATGATGGCTGAAATTCTTCAGTTAATAAAGCAATTACCAGAACAAGAAGTATACAGGATTATTGTGAAGCAATATATTGCAAAAGACTTTGATCAAGCATTTGATAATGCACATAGAATACTATGTATTTCACCGCATCCAGATGATTGCGAAGTAGGAGTGGGCGGGTTAATCGCTAAATACGCTGGAAAAGGCAAGGATGTATACTTAGTAGTAATGACTGATGGTTCTAGAGGAACACGTGATCCAAGAATGACGAGGGGGAGAGTAGCACTAATTAGGAGAAGAGAGCAGGAGGAAGCCGGTAGGGTCTTAGGCGTTAAGAATATTTATTGGCTAAACTATCCTGACGGAGAACTGCCATATAGTTACGAGGTAATAAACAAGCTTGTAACACTATACAGGCTTCTCAAGCCAGATATAGTATTGGCTCCTGATCCCTCTCTACCCTATGAAGCACACCCCGATCATTTAAATACTGGGAGAGCCGCATCAACAGCAGCAATATTCTCGGGTATGCCCCTCTATAATCGTGTAGACTTAGAGACAGGTTTATCTCCACATAGTATAAGATATATAGCCTACTATTATACTTCGAGACCAAACACGTACATAGATATAACAGATACTATTGAGAAAAAACTAGAGGCATTAAGAAAACATGAATCACAATTTAAAGAATCATGGACGCTTATTGAAGCCCTTATACGTGTATTAGGAGCGATCTATGGGAGAAAAATAAATGTTGAATACGCTGACGCCGTTAAGCTTGTTCCAGCAATACTATTACATGCTGTGCCCTTTACCGAATATGTCTAGGCGATAACATGTATGTTGGAGTAGTTGAAGGCTTCTACGGCCCCCTATGGGATAAAATAGATAGGTTATCAATGATCGAGTTTATGCAGCAAATAGGATTAAACATATATATTTATGGCCCAAAATGGGATCCGTATCATCGTACTCGTTGGAGAACACCTTATCCTAGAAGCTACATAGACATGTTCACAGAATTAATTGATGCTGGTAATAGGAAAGGAGTTGAAATAGTATATGCATTATCACCAGGTCTCACAATTAACTATTCGGACAAAAACGATCGCAGACAACTCGTATTAAAACTCGAGGGATTAATGGAAGCAGGTTTCACCAGCATAGCTATTTTCCTAGATGATATTCCCCCAATTCTTAGAGGCGAAGGCTATAAAACACTGGGCGAAGCACAAGCTGATCTAATAAACTATGTTGTCCAAGAATTATCTCCTAAAAACATGTTTTTCTGCCCAACATATTATTGGGGGTTCAGAGAAGATTATCTTGGAGAACTAGGATCACTTCTTGAGAACAACGTATATATAATGTGGACTGGCCCAGCAATAGTATCTAGAAAGATAAGACTAGAAGATGCTAAGAGATTCCATGAGATCACTGGGAGGAAACCATTTGTCTGGGACAATTACCCGGTAAATGATTATTTCTTATTAAAAGGCATTGCAAGACTACACCTAGGCCCCTTCACTAATAGAGAACCAGAAATATGGAACTATGTATCAGGATACGTTGCTAACCCAATGATAGAAGCTGAAGCTTCCAAAATCCCATTATATACATTAGCTGAAATGTATAGGAAGAAACAAAACTATAACCCTGAAGAATCAATTAATAATGCAATCAAACACCTCTACCCAGAAGAATACTATGAAACAATACGTTTATATGTAGAATTAAATAAGGCATCACCCTTCAACCCATATGGAGACTATGTACCCAGTAAAAACGATGTTTCCCGTTTAAAGAAGATGCTATATGAAATAAACAATATAAATAATAAGAAACTATTAGAGGAAGCTTCATGGATAATTTCCAAGCTCCAAGCAATAACTGCATCATTAGAAGGACAAAGAACAAGGTTGGAGCCGAGAATACAGACTGCGGGAGACTATGATCCAATGATGAATAATGAAGAAATGAAGTTCTTCTTCGGCGAAGTAATTGAAAAAAGAAGAATATGGATTTAACCAATTTTTTTAACATATACATTAAACATCCTAATCCTGCATAGTCCAGGCACTCCTGCATAGTAGAATAAATGAGTAGTCCATGGAATCTCAACTATGTATAGCCCAAGTTTCTTCATCTTATTTAGTGTGTAGTGAAGAAGTATTTTTCCGAATCCCCTACCCCTATACTTTTCCCAAACACCCACGGGGCCGTATCTATAAGGCGCTGATGCGCCATAAGTGTTAAAACCTATTATTTCCCCCTCTTTATTCTCAACTAT
This is a stretch of genomic DNA from Staphylothermus hellenicus DSM 12710. It encodes these proteins:
- the truD gene encoding tRNA pseudouridine(13) synthase TruD, translating into MYVHPLDYVSATKYYLTCAKLDTKYYPSTETFIVEEIIDWKKLGFSKENGDYAVFEIRKRNIDTLKAIRIIAKDLGIPEQNILFLGFKDRDSRSKQFFFIRKNIIYDHLVYEKVMHRDLEYEFIGYVRRKPRRKDLIGNKFVLIVKDVDKKDRDTTDHIMNMIVRHGLPSYYGYQRFGLKRFNSHLLGKYLLTGRIDLFIREFLEGIYPSESDESIYNRSFLRFEKLLYEKILVNAVDVFKAVNKINRMIRNILVDAYAAFLYNLLLNKIVEEKGWIGLDKVLPLPGCFEGADFYGDILRVEGFDHSVMKHLGCWYRKGLFRPINTGLVLVGDVLKISFLLESGMYASIIMRELFKDNLLFTRT
- a CDS encoding transcription elongation factor, with the protein product MKYPLDKICVKSGILCPNCQRKVDTGIVGKYEIPIMKAMMELEDEMKELRRGEYIKAYEVNGMVIVIVRDHWEKEEIEKISKALSAKLHRKSKVVVDTGDKKLLVEQILYPATLLGLNTLWLPDGSEQVIIRISRRDHRFIGGRKHAYESLLSKLLGRKVRIRFE
- a CDS encoding ABC transporter permease; protein product: MFPAAFAIAFALKTGSRFEELVPGLIALALFFGSTSMSAASIMFERRLGSFERFLLFPISYTIIALGKTLSSFFFGILSSIVTLVIVFSLAPVPIYSSFLLLCYTILSTFMFSAFGVAICYMLKEPSQTMTVFNAIRFPMMFLSGIFIPIEKTPLILQIISLILPLTYSVEGMRYSIMGKAYINPWISLPVTAFLSIVFLLLTAYEIKLSMP
- a CDS encoding ABC transporter ATP-binding protein, with protein sequence MKYAIYTRDLTKYYGDLLAVDHVNLRVPYNIIFGFLGPNGAGKTTTIRMLCGLTKISSGDAIVNGYSIKDEPEKVKASIGVVPDISNLYPELTCYDNLMFAAEMHGVPSKRRRQRVLELLRFFGLTDKINVKFANLSKGLKRRLTIAAALVHKPKILMLDEPTLGLDVRSRRKMWALIRSLKEKGITIFLTSHNVYEVSRLCERIAIINKGRIVAEGTPSELRKLVPYEEAIELSVSDPRKLIKKISNSENIVKAYIENDTLKIVAKDPLAALIEITRVLRMEKIDVNYVSLRSADMEEVFLKIVEGNRIERSR
- a CDS encoding MFS transporter, producing the protein MEERISSLKALLYGYGNLMGVGSALIVQWLLYYYCPPENSGLTPLAPIIAMGAIILFGRIVDAVSDPFIGYWSDKTMTRWGRRKPFIVIGFILMALSQILVWIPIVRGVSIINVLYAAILLGVFWFGFTAAIAPYLALLPEIATTKEDRVKLSTSQAFFSQVSLIISGVIVPILLGILGFLNTATVLTLIGITAMISIVLGIRERIRSAEKIATKMNLWEAVKITATNKTFLLYLVPTALLVLSTTMLQMALSYAVTVSAGLEKEHVSLFYLPLIIVSIITLPLYKHLASTIGKKKVYLLGMLLFLVPTLMIAFIGYIPIDPQIYLLVTGVIAGLFVTPLLMLPNAIIADITDVDEQITGYRREAIYFGTQGLITKTMAGIAGVTVSFLLGVFGYAPGNDLGVRLVYVVGALLLIPAALIFTKYPIEK
- a CDS encoding PIG-L deacetylase family protein: MMAEILQLIKQLPEQEVYRIIVKQYIAKDFDQAFDNAHRILCISPHPDDCEVGVGGLIAKYAGKGKDVYLVVMTDGSRGTRDPRMTRGRVALIRRREQEEAGRVLGVKNIYWLNYPDGELPYSYEVINKLVTLYRLLKPDIVLAPDPSLPYEAHPDHLNTGRAASTAAIFSGMPLYNRVDLETGLSPHSIRYIAYYYTSRPNTYIDITDTIEKKLEALRKHESQFKESWTLIEALIRVLGAIYGRKINVEYADAVKLVPAILLHAVPFTEYV
- a CDS encoding protein O-GlcNAcase, whose translation is MYVGVVEGFYGPLWDKIDRLSMIEFMQQIGLNIYIYGPKWDPYHRTRWRTPYPRSYIDMFTELIDAGNRKGVEIVYALSPGLTINYSDKNDRRQLVLKLEGLMEAGFTSIAIFLDDIPPILRGEGYKTLGEAQADLINYVVQELSPKNMFFCPTYYWGFREDYLGELGSLLENNVYIMWTGPAIVSRKIRLEDAKRFHEITGRKPFVWDNYPVNDYFLLKGIARLHLGPFTNREPEIWNYVSGYVANPMIEAEASKIPLYTLAEMYRKKQNYNPEESINNAIKHLYPEEYYETIRLYVELNKASPFNPYGDYVPSKNDVSRLKKMLYEINNINNKKLLEEASWIISKLQAITASLEGQRTRLEPRIQTAGDYDPMMNNEEMKFFFGEVIEKRRIWI